One stretch of Amycolatopsis tolypomycina DNA includes these proteins:
- the murJ gene encoding murein biosynthesis integral membrane protein MurJ: MHPPPADDEATVFLPSELRGPHWPTRDLDVSRRPYDEFAGQIVARPPASPVSAGRGEGAGSSLARSSGRMAVASAVSRVTGFVAKLLLAAVVGAGVVNDSFTVANTLPNIVFELLFGGVLASVVVPLLVRSHDDPDGGRAYTQRLITMALVLLVVGTAVAVAIAPLFTALYVDKSSPTANPALTTALAYLLLPQILFYGLFALLSAILNAQNVFGPPAWAPVLNNVVVTGTLVVFAVVPGELTLDPVRMSDPKLLVLGLGTTLGIVAQAVVLIPALLRTGFRFRWRWGFDPRIKEFGGLAAWILGYVVVSHVGFVVTTRVLTGGNSGGVTAYSYASLLFQLPYGILGVSLLTALMPRMSRAAADGDTVSLVGDLSLASRMSTVLFVPISAVLAVVGTPIGIAIFTWGRGTLDDAERLGQTLAVSAVGLLPFALVMLQLRVFYAMKDARTPTLIMLVMTAVKIPLLLACRGLLDGEHVVYGVMLVNGAGFVVGAVLGQVWLWVRLGHLRSKRSLRVGLITLSVSALGVVAAVLAGHAVPSSLGVIPAAWIKLPVQGLLGMAVPFGLLALLKLPEFTPVTRRVAGLRRRFAAR; this comes from the coding sequence ATGCACCCACCACCGGCGGACGACGAGGCCACGGTCTTCCTCCCGAGCGAGCTGCGGGGGCCGCACTGGCCGACCCGTGACCTCGACGTCTCCCGGCGGCCCTACGACGAGTTCGCGGGCCAGATCGTCGCGCGGCCGCCCGCTTCGCCGGTCAGCGCCGGGCGCGGGGAAGGCGCCGGCTCGTCGCTGGCCCGCTCCAGCGGCCGGATGGCCGTTGCCTCGGCCGTCAGCCGGGTCACCGGGTTCGTCGCGAAGCTGCTGCTCGCCGCCGTGGTCGGGGCCGGGGTCGTCAACGACTCCTTCACCGTCGCGAACACGTTGCCCAACATCGTGTTCGAACTGCTCTTCGGCGGCGTCCTGGCCAGTGTCGTGGTGCCGCTGCTGGTCCGCTCCCACGACGACCCGGACGGCGGCCGCGCCTACACGCAGCGGCTGATCACGATGGCGCTGGTGCTGCTCGTGGTCGGCACGGCCGTCGCGGTGGCGATCGCCCCGCTGTTCACCGCGCTCTACGTCGACAAATCGTCTCCGACGGCGAACCCGGCGCTGACCACCGCGCTGGCGTACCTGCTGCTGCCGCAGATCCTGTTCTACGGCCTGTTCGCGCTGCTCTCGGCCATCCTCAACGCGCAGAACGTCTTCGGCCCGCCGGCCTGGGCGCCGGTGCTGAACAACGTCGTCGTCACCGGCACGCTCGTCGTGTTCGCCGTCGTGCCGGGGGAGCTGACCCTCGACCCGGTCCGCATGAGCGACCCGAAGCTGCTCGTGCTCGGCCTCGGTACCACGCTCGGCATCGTCGCGCAGGCCGTCGTGCTCATCCCGGCGTTGCTGCGCACCGGGTTCCGGTTCCGCTGGCGCTGGGGCTTCGACCCGCGGATCAAGGAGTTCGGCGGGCTCGCCGCGTGGATCCTCGGCTACGTCGTCGTCAGCCACGTCGGCTTCGTCGTCACGACGAGGGTGCTGACCGGCGGCAACAGCGGCGGCGTCACGGCGTACAGCTACGCGTCCCTGCTTTTCCAGCTCCCGTACGGCATCCTCGGCGTTTCGCTGCTGACGGCGCTGATGCCGCGGATGAGCCGCGCCGCCGCGGACGGCGACACGGTCTCGCTCGTCGGCGACCTTTCGCTCGCTTCCCGCATGTCCACGGTGCTGTTCGTGCCGATTTCGGCGGTGCTGGCCGTGGTCGGCACGCCGATCGGCATCGCGATCTTCACCTGGGGCCGCGGCACCCTCGACGACGCCGAGCGGCTCGGCCAGACCCTGGCCGTTTCGGCGGTCGGGCTGCTGCCGTTCGCGCTGGTGATGCTGCAGTTGCGGGTGTTCTACGCGATGAAGGACGCCCGCACGCCGACGCTGATCATGCTCGTGATGACGGCGGTGAAGATCCCGCTGCTGCTGGCCTGCCGCGGCCTGCTCGACGGCGAGCACGTGGTCTACGGCGTCATGCTGGTCAACGGCGCCGGCTTCGTGGTCGGCGCCGTCCTCGGCCAGGTCTGGCTGTGGGTCCGGCTCGGGCACCTGCGCAGCAAGCGGTCCCTGCGGGTCGGCCTGATCACGCTGTCGGTGAGCGCACTCGGCGTGGTGGCGGCGGTGCTGGCGGGCCACGCGGTCCCGTCGTCCCTCGGCGTGATCCCGGCAGCGTGGATCAAGCTGCCGGTGCAGGGGCTGCTCGGGATGGCCGTGC
- a CDS encoding TetR/AcrR family transcriptional regulator: MTGIREPQQERSRTTRRRLVEAALDSFGERGWHGVTVAGIAERAGVSRGAAQHHFPAREDLVVAAVDLLGEAQIDELRAQAAGLPDGASRIERVVEMVLNLYTGPLFRAALQLWSVAATDDALRDVLVPLEARVGREAHRVTVELLGVDESRPGVRELVQATLDLARGLGLANLLTDDTRRRRQIVREWARTLELRLA; this comes from the coding sequence TTGACCGGCATCCGCGAACCCCAGCAGGAACGCAGCCGCACCACGCGGCGGCGGCTGGTCGAGGCCGCGCTCGACAGCTTCGGCGAGCGCGGCTGGCACGGCGTCACGGTGGCCGGGATCGCCGAGCGCGCCGGCGTCTCCCGCGGCGCGGCCCAGCACCACTTCCCGGCCCGCGAGGACCTCGTGGTGGCGGCGGTCGACCTGCTCGGCGAGGCCCAGATCGACGAGCTGCGAGCCCAGGCGGCCGGCCTCCCGGACGGCGCGTCCCGCATCGAGCGCGTCGTGGAGATGGTGCTGAACCTCTACACGGGCCCGCTGTTCCGCGCGGCCCTCCAGCTGTGGTCGGTGGCGGCGACCGACGACGCCCTCCGCGACGTGCTGGTGCCCCTGGAGGCCAGGGTCGGCCGCGAGGCGCACCGCGTGACGGTGGAGCTCCTCGGCGTCGACGAGTCCCGGCCGGGGGTCCGCGAGCTGGTCCAGGCCACCCTGGACCTGGCCCGGGGCCTGGGCTTGGCGAACCTCCTGACGGACGACACCCGACGGCGGCGCCAGATCGTGCGCGAGTGGGCGCGGACCCTGGAGCTGCGGCTGGCCTGA
- a CDS encoding SDR family oxidoreductase — protein MSTLAGKTILMSGGSRGIGEAIALRAAADGANVALLAKTAEPHPKLPGTIYTAAEAIEKAGGHALPILGDVRDDDGVAAAVAKTVEQFGGIDVVVNNASAIDLTPTEQVSMKRYDLMQDINARGTFLLSKLAIPHLRAAANPHVLTLSPPISLDEKWFTAGHLAYSIAKYSMSLVTVGLAAELRGDGIAANSLWPRTTIDTAAIRNVVGAELASRSRTPEIMADAAHVILTRPSRETTGNFFLDDEVLRAAGVTDFAKYRVGGTEEDLQLDFWVDPA, from the coding sequence GTGTCCACTTTGGCGGGAAAGACGATCCTGATGTCCGGCGGCAGCCGCGGTATCGGCGAGGCGATCGCGCTGCGGGCGGCCGCCGACGGCGCGAACGTCGCACTGCTGGCCAAGACCGCCGAACCGCACCCGAAGCTGCCCGGCACGATCTACACGGCCGCGGAGGCGATCGAGAAGGCGGGCGGGCACGCGCTGCCGATCCTCGGCGACGTCCGCGACGACGACGGCGTGGCCGCGGCGGTGGCGAAGACCGTCGAGCAGTTCGGCGGGATCGATGTCGTGGTGAACAACGCGAGCGCGATCGACCTGACGCCGACCGAGCAGGTCAGCATGAAGCGCTACGACCTGATGCAGGACATCAACGCCCGCGGCACGTTCCTGCTGTCCAAGCTGGCCATTCCGCACCTGCGCGCGGCGGCGAACCCGCACGTCCTGACGCTGTCGCCGCCGATCAGCCTCGACGAGAAGTGGTTCACCGCCGGCCACCTCGCCTACAGCATCGCCAAGTACTCGATGAGCCTGGTGACCGTCGGGCTCGCGGCGGAGCTCCGCGGCGACGGGATCGCGGCGAACTCGCTGTGGCCGCGCACGACGATCGACACCGCGGCGATCCGCAACGTCGTCGGCGCGGAACTGGCTTCGCGCAGCCGGACGCCGGAGATCATGGCCGACGCGGCCCACGTGATCCTGACCAGGCCGAGCCGGGAAACCACCGGCAACTTCTTCCTCGACGATGAGGTCCTGCGCGCGGCCGGCGTCACGGACTTCGCGAAGTACCGCGTCGGCGGCACCGAGGAGGACCTCCAGCTCGACTTCTGGGTGGACCCGGCTTGA